CTATGCGAAATACGCGGCAGGGGGATGCGATGTAGGCTCTCTTGTGACCGGCCAACTGGGACACAAATATAGTGACGAGCTCTACGCAATACATATCGGGTCTGCTCAAAAACTGAGCTTGTTTAATGGAGATCGCGCTTGGGATCTCTCCGGAGGCCGTCCCATTCCCGACAACATCCCTGAGAAAATCCGATCGCAGATTTTGGAGTTTGATCGCCGTTTCGCATCGCATCTCGCCGTTCACGTTCTTGATCCCAGCACACTCGCCTACGGACTGAGCGACTCGCCAGTTGGAATGCTCGCATGGATCTTGGAACGATGGACCAGATGGAGTGACAATAACGGCAACGTCGAGAATGTCTTTACAAAGGACGACATCCTTACACACGCAACAATCTTCTGGGTCAACAACGCCATCGAAACCTCAATGCGCGTCTATGCGAACGCTAACCGCTATCCATGGACACCCGATCATAATCGCTCGCCTGTCATTGAGGCACCAACCGGTATAACCTTAGTGGGCTACGAAAATCCGCCGGGTATCACGACTGAAAATCGCGTACCGAATTTTCTCGACAGCGATCGGGCTCTTTGGTATAAACATGTCAACATCACAGCCCACGAACATGGTGGACACTTCATCCCTTGGGAAATTCCGGACAAGTGGGTTGAGGATTTGCGCCGCACCTTCCGAGGACGTCGATAAGAGATTCAACAGGATCAAGCCTTCAATAAAGGATCACGGTTCTTTGGTCGTTTGCTATTGAGTTAACGAAGACGATAGTTCAGCGTTATTTACATTTTGGTTCAAAGAAAAGGCCATCCTACAAAGGATGGCCTTAAAACTTGCCGTTACAGACAGCGCGGTGAACCCTACCACAAGTAAAGGCAAAGGAATTAATAGGGCTAATGGCTCTTAGTCTCCCCGATAGATTTAAGGAAGCGGATCGGCAGAAAAAATTACGTCTCACGTCTCTTACAGCACTAAACTATTCTCGTTAGGGTCTCTGAGATTTATATAATCACAGCGGAAGTTCAACTCTTATCTCAAGGAACCCGCCTTGTATGGATGCACCTGTGTTGCCGCCCATCTGACCCGCCAATATCCTAACGATAGACAAGCCTAAACCTGTACTATGGCTTCTTGCTTGATCGCCAGTATAGAAACGGTCGAACAGACGCTTCACATCGATTGAGGAAGCATTTATCACAGGATTTCTAAAAGATATGACGGCTTTGTCCGCAGTCAATAAACTTACTTGTATATCTCCATTGGAGTGCTGAATGCAATTACGAATTAGATTATGGATAATTCTCGTGACCATTTCTTTATCAGCATGGACAAATATAGGTGGTGTCTCCTCGAGTTGGATAGCTAGATTGTTGTCTTCCAATGCGGGAACTGACGCTGCTAGACACTCTGCCACAAGATTAGTAAGGTTTATTCGTTCGATATGAAGTTCTGGTTCCGCGTTTAGGAGATAGGTATATTCAAAAAATTTTTCGATCAACCGCCCCAATTCATCGGCATGTTTTTGGGCAATGTGCAGTTTCTTTTGTTGATCGTCGTTCAACTGACCATTTCCCATAAGCTGCTGATAGCCCTTTATAGCAGTTAGCGGTGTTCGTAAATCATGAGAAATATTTGCAATGAGCTCTTTAAAGCGCTTTTCCTCACGAATGCCTTTAAGACGAAGGATTTCCTCCGCCTTTAGGCATTTGTTAATGTTAGCAGCCAGAGTATTAAGCTCCCTGCTCACGAGTTCCAAACTGACAGGTTGATGTGTATGTTCAGTCAGCCGCTTGTCCAACTGTCGGTTGATGCTGCGCAATTGCCACTGTAAAAAGGCGATATACAAGGCGAGCAAAATAATAAGAATGACCAAAGTGCCCGCCACAATTATCAACGCTTTCACCAACCTTTCAGCTACTTAATTTCCGATTTTCTAAATGCTCTGTATGTGACGGCAAGCATTACAATAATAAAGCCCAAACTAACCGCGATTGCCTTGACCATGTCTCCCGTTCCCGTATTCAATGTCACAAAGGCGTAGTTCCCTCCATATGGCGTAGAGGAGAAAATACGATCAAACACCGCAGAACTTTCGCTTAATTTTATTAATTGCGCACTAAGAATTGAAAATCCATAATAAATAGCAACTACGAAAATGGGCTTTTTAAGTATAAAGGCAAGTGGTACACAGATACTCAATTGTGCCACATATACAATCATCAAGGTCAACATGACAGCCAACAGTTTCAGCACGCCTGATGCAGACAAGGTTGTACCATCCACTGATGTTAGTACATGCAGGAAGCCCACTGCTACGGAGCCCATACTGAACTCGGAACCTGTGCTAAGGGCAATCCCGGTTATGATGGCATAGGGGAGCAGGATGAACGCCAGGGCAATGCCCAATACGATTGCCTTGCTAATGATGACAGCCCCTCGGCTACTGCCGGTTGCAATAGCATTATGGGTTGTTTTATTATCGAAATCACCACAAATTAATAGGGCTGCGGTAACACCGCCGAGAATGCTGATGATGTTTATATCAGAGAACATGAACCCGATTCCTGTCATGCTGGCTTCAACCTTACCCTGTGGGATCAGATATGCCATAACTGCCATGGCTACCGCACTAATCGTTGTGATTCCCAATAGAATCATCATTGCTTTTGATTTGCGCAATTTAAATAAATCCGCCTGAACCAAATTAAACATCTTGATCACCACCTATTACAGAAATAAAGTAGTTTTCAAGCGTATCTCCCTCGATAGAAAATTTCGTAACGACAATCCCATTTTCATAGAGAGCCTTTGCCACTAAATCCTTTCCATCCAAATAATCATATAGTTTAACGGTCTTATCCGGCATGACCTTAAAATTGGAGGTGTCCAGCTGCATCTCCAATACGCTCGTTAATTTTTCCGGCTGGTTGCAGCTGATATAGATGTGATGCTTGCAATTTTCTTCAAGCTGCTCAAGGGTGAGGGTTTGCCTGATCTCGCCTTTATGGATGATGATATAATTCGTTACGGTCTGATATAGCTCCGGCAAATTATGGCTTGAAATTAGTATGGTCATTTGCCGTTGTTCGCACAGCTTCTTCAGCAGTTGACGAATTTCTACGACGCCCAACGGGTCGAGTCCATTGATTGGCTCGTCCAAAATCAGCAATTCAGGGTTGCCAAGCAGAGCGAGCGCAATACCTAAACGCTGCTTCATGCCAAGCGAAAAGTTTTTTGCTTTCTTAATTCCTGTGTCGGCAAGTCCGACCAGTTCCAACAGTTCTTCCTCAATATCTTTGTTTGGGACACCACGCATAATTCTGTGAAGCTTGAGATTTTCTTTCGCACTCATATGGGGAACAAATCCGGGATTCTCGATGATGCAGCCCAGCCGTTTCCTCTCACCCTGCAAAGCACGCTCGCCGCGATGACCGAAAAGCTCGATGCTGCCCTCCGTGGGAAATGAAAGCCCGGCCAGAATGCGCATCAGCGTTGTTTTTCCTGCGCCGTTCTGCCCGATTAAACCGTATATTTTACCGGATTCCAACGTAATCGACACATCACGCAGCGCAAAAGAGCCTCGGTAGCTTTTCGTAAGGCTGTTTGTTTTCACCACATATTGTTTCATTTTGCTCACCTGCCCTTTCTGACTTTAGTGTAATTTCCATTGGTTTAGAAAAGGTTAAGGGTAGCAAAGAAATAGTCAGGAAACAGATAATTCTTTGTATAGGCGATAACCCAAGCCCCATACCGTTTCGATATATTCTTCATTCGGAT
The genomic region above belongs to Paenibacillus sp. GP183 and contains:
- a CDS encoding epoxide hydrolase — translated: MTTAPFVLEPSPIYVSDELLADLQNRLKSTRWPLDAGNDDWFYGVSRNYLEELVDYWINEFDWRKSEKAINVYEHYKVDVDGVPVHFMRKPGVGPNPVPLILSHGWPWTFWHWSKVIDPLADPGAFGGDPAEAFDVIVPSLPGFGFSTPLPNNPDMNFWKIADLWHTLMTDILGYAKYAAGGCDVGSLVTGQLGHKYSDELYAIHIGSAQKLSLFNGDRAWDLSGGRPIPDNIPEKIRSQILEFDRRFASHLAVHVLDPSTLAYGLSDSPVGMLAWILERWTRWSDNNGNVENVFTKDDILTHATIFWVNNAIETSMRVYANANRYPWTPDHNRSPVIEAPTGITLVGYENPPGITTENRVPNFLDSDRALWYKHVNITAHEHGGHFIPWEIPDKWVEDLRRTFRGRR
- a CDS encoding ABC transporter ATP-binding protein, which gives rise to MKQYVVKTNSLTKSYRGSFALRDVSITLESGKIYGLIGQNGAGKTTLMRILAGLSFPTEGSIELFGHRGERALQGERKRLGCIIENPGFVPHMSAKENLKLHRIMRGVPNKDIEEELLELVGLADTGIKKAKNFSLGMKQRLGIALALLGNPELLILDEPINGLDPLGVVEIRQLLKKLCEQRQMTILISSHNLPELYQTVTNYIIIHKGEIRQTLTLEQLEENCKHHIYISCNQPEKLTSVLEMQLDTSNFKVMPDKTVKLYDYLDGKDLVAKALYENGIVVTKFSIEGDTLENYFISVIGGDQDV
- a CDS encoding ABC transporter permease, translating into MFNLVQADLFKLRKSKAMMILLGITTISAVAMAVMAYLIPQGKVEASMTGIGFMFSDINIISILGGVTAALLICGDFDNKTTHNAIATGSSRGAVIISKAIVLGIALAFILLPYAIITGIALSTGSEFSMGSVAVGFLHVLTSVDGTTLSASGVLKLLAVMLTLMIVYVAQLSICVPLAFILKKPIFVVAIYYGFSILSAQLIKLSESSAVFDRIFSSTPYGGNYAFVTLNTGTGDMVKAIAVSLGFIIVMLAVTYRAFRKSEIK
- a CDS encoding HAMP domain-containing sensor histidine kinase, which gives rise to MAGTLVILIILLALYIAFLQWQLRSINRQLDKRLTEHTHQPVSLELVSRELNTLAANINKCLKAEEILRLKGIREEKRFKELIANISHDLRTPLTAIKGYQQLMGNGQLNDDQQKKLHIAQKHADELGRLIEKFFEYTYLLNAEPELHIERINLTNLVAECLAASVPALEDNNLAIQLEETPPIFVHADKEMVTRIIHNLIRNCIQHSNGDIQVSLLTADKAVISFRNPVINASSIDVKRLFDRFYTGDQARSHSTGLGLSIVRILAGQMGGNTGASIQGGFLEIRVELPL